Part of the bacterium genome, CGGTCTTCTTGGGGTCAATGATCTCCACTATGAAGTCTATGATGTGGCGCGGGGTGCGGAACTGTCCGGCATCGCCCTGGGAGCCAAGGACGGAGAGCAGATACTCAAAGGCGTCGCCCAGGCGCTCAGAGTGGTCATAGGCGAACTCGTCGATGACCTTGAGGAACATCCGAAGCGTCTCTGGGTCGCGATACGGCAGGTAGGCGTTCTTGAAGATGTCGCGGAAGAGTGGAGGAATGCCTGGGTTCTCCGGCATCTTGGCGATGGCTTCGGCGTAGAGGTTAAGGATTTCGTGACCACCAAGCCCGGAGCGCATGAGTTTGGCCCAGCCGTAGCGGGCGAACTCCTTGGCGAAGAACTTGCGCTCGCCGCCGAATTCCTCGCTCTCGGCGTCCATGTCATCCATGAACTTGTAGATGAGGGCAATCGTAATCTGCTCGACCTGGGACTTGGGGTCGGGAACTTTGCCGACGAGGATGTCGCGGGCTGTGTCGATGCGGCGTTTGGTTTCGGTGTCGAGCATGGCTCTCCTTTAAGCGGCGAACCGGTTCAGGGAAACGTAGTCTTTGACGTACTCCGGAATAAGAGCGCGGTACTTCTGGGGCACGGCCCTGTAGTCACGGGTAGAGAACACCGGGTTCGTGGCCAGGTCGGTGTACTGCCTGTTGTCTATGATGTGGCGAACCCGGTCGCTCGTGACATACGCCTTGAAGTAGTTCTTGATGGCCGGGATGGCCTTTGCTTCAGTCGGCTTGTAGTCGGCGACGAACTTGGCGAATTCCTCTTCCAGCAGCTCGTCCTTGGTCTTGAAGCGCGGTATGAAGCCGAACACCCTTTCGAGTATCTCGCGCAGAGTCAGTCGCCGGTCCACGGCTGCGGCCCTGCGTAACTTGTCGAGCGAGTAGTATTCCTCGGGCTTGTCGAAGACCTCGCGGTTCACGTAGTCAATGACGCGGTCCCACTGCCCAGCATCAACTGCAGCGGCTATGAAGTCATCGCCACGAACGGTCTCGCCGAACCTATCGAAGAACATGCGGTCTATCTTCATCCCCTCGGGGCCAATGGCCTCTTCCCTGACGGAGACGATGGAGTCATCCCCTTGGTACTCGTAGCTGCCGGCGGTGACGGTCGGACTCCCATCTCCGTGGTCCCTGCCGGCGTATCTGGGCGCGGGCAGCTTCAGCACCTGGTCGTAGTTGTAGTCATTCTCGAAATACTCGCAGTTGGCAAAGAAGTCGAAGAGCTTGAACGTGGATTTCTCTGGCTGTTTCACCTCTGCCTTCAAGCTCTCGTCGAGAAGCTGCTCGCGGAAGTCATGCTTGCGCGTGCCGCGTCCCTTGATTTGGATGAAGTCAGTCGGTGAGAAGATTGGACGAAAGAGCCCGAGATTGAGGATATCGGTGCAGTCGTAGCCCGTGGTCATCATGCCGACCGTCACGCAGACGCGGGCCTTGCTTGTGTGATACGTCGGCATGAAGTTGCACGAGCCAAGCAGGTTGTTGTTGGCGAAGTTGATAGTGAACTGCTGGGCATCGTCGACACGCGATGTTACCTGCACGGCGAAGTCCGACTGGTACTTGCCCGGGAACATACGGTGAGCCATCCCATTGAGGATTTGCACCAGTTTGGCGGCGTGGTCTTGGCTCACTGAGTAGATGACCGACTTACCAATCTCGCCGCTCACAGGATCGGACAGCGCGTTTTCCAGGAAAGCCTTGCAGAACGCCTTGTTGGTCGGGTCAGAGAAGAACCGCTTCTCGAACTCTCGCCGCTTGAAGGCCTCCTGTCGGTCCTCGCCATCGTCGTCTGTGAAGGTTACGACGAATCCCTGCTCCGAGAGAAGCCTCGTCGTTACCTCGCTGCGGGCGTCCACCACTGTGGGTTTGACCAAGTGCTCTTCCTTCACCGCGTCCATCAGTGAATAGCGGAATGTCGGTATCCCGCTCTCGCAGCCGAACGTGCGATAGGTGTCGAGCAGGAGCCGGCGTTCCAGCTCACGCGGGTCCCTGGCGGACGGGTCGGTCTTCTCGTAGCTACGCAGGTAGTCGCGGGGCGTGGCGGTCAGTCCAAGCTTGTACCCAACGAAGTAGTCGAAGACGGCACGGGCATTGCCGCCGATGGACCGATGCGCCTCGTCCGAGATGACCAAGTCGAAGTCGGTCGGCGAGAACAGGCGCTGGTACTTGTTGTTGAAAAGCAGCGACTGTACAGTCGTCACGACTATTTCTGCACGTCGCCAGTCGTCGCGGTTCTCC contains:
- a CDS encoding DEAD/DEAH box helicase family protein, whose product is MSRKPAAVGAKEATARIKINKLLEDAGWRFFASEKGPANICLEPSVTITTTVLDALGNDFEKTSKGFIDFLLLDSRGFPLLVLEAKSEDKNPLIGKEKARKYARGFDSRFVILSNGNLHYFWDLERGNPYIITAFPTPDSAMSYRQTSPDPQRLVSEQVDKDYIVLTQRPQYKSEAGWLNEAERENYVRVNKLKFLWDFQLRAVHKLQADANEGKDRFLFEMATGTGKTLTAAAVIKLFLRTRNAQRVLFLVDRIELEDQAKKRLKEFLSADFQTVIYKENRDDWRRAEIVVTTVQSLLFNNKYQRLFSPTDFDLVISDEAHRSIGGNARAVFDYFVGYKLGLTATPRDYLRSYEKTDPSARDPRELERRLLLDTYRTFGCESGIPTFRYSLMDAVKEEHLVKPTVVDARSEVTTRLLSEQGFVVTFTDDDGEDRQEAFKRREFEKRFFSDPTNKAFCKAFLENALSDPVSGEIGKSVIYSVSQDHAAKLVQILNGMAHRMFPGKYQSDFAVQVTSRVDDAQQFTINFANNNLLGSCNFMPTYHTSKARVCVTVGMMTTGYDCTDILNLGLFRPIFSPTDFIQIKGRGTRKHDFREQLLDESLKAEVKQPEKSTFKLFDFFANCEYFENDYNYDQVLKLPAPRYAGRDHGDGSPTVTAGSYEYQGDDSIVSVREEAIGPEGMKIDRMFFDRFGETVRGDDFIAAAVDAGQWDRVIDYVNREVFDKPEEYYSLDKLRRAAAVDRRLTLREILERVFGFIPRFKTKDELLEEEFAKFVADYKPTEAKAIPAIKNYFKAYVTSDRVRHIIDNRQYTDLATNPVFSTRDYRAVPQKYRALIPEYVKDYVSLNRFAA